The genome window ACAATTCATTGCCCTGATCAACTTGGTTACATGGAACCCGCGTAGGGTTTAATTTTCAAGTCTATCCACGACCGGATACTTTTCCCCAGCTCTCATTTGAATTATCTGCCCAGATAAGTGCTAGATCTTAAAAAGTCCAAGAGATGAGCTAGGGCTTGAAAAGTACAGCATAAACCACTACAAAAGAAAAGATAGAAACAGGGTTTAGTTGACCAGAAAGTGGGGTTTCTTTGAAACCGGTCATTACACTAGGAATGAACTGACCGGAAACGCCCATCATGAGCCCTATACCTGGAGTAAGAGGGAGTTTCTACGCCGCTACACAGCTTTGTCTTGGGGCTAATTACTACCCAATGGATAAATCATCTGGCtttaataaaaacttgaaaagcGAAAAAGAACTAGAAACTTCGCAGTCAAAAAGATTAATCAATAACTTTGTACCTTCAAGCAAAAGAAATGCGAATATTTGTGACATAAAAGTACGTAGGCACAATGCACTTTGCAGTATTGTATTGCACCCTGGACGGTGGCGGAGTACAGCAAtatatctgaatgtttggtaaaattataaatacttgACCATACCACGACCCTCCACGCTTAATCTTGTGGCCTGTAGCTGCTTCTTCTTTGGTGCTTTCAACTGCTGTAACTTCCTATTCATCTGCCAAATAAAAATAACCTTTTCTTCAATTATTATATCAATGAAGATTTTTCaaagaaaagttcaaaacagaaAGGAAAATCATTTAAGAAAAACCGAGATAAACCAACAAACAAAGATGGGACAACTCCTTCAGCCATTGAAAGAATGAAGATTGAAGCTCAAAGAAAATCTTAAACGAGGGCAAAAGCTCGtctccaaaatttaaacaaattggGAGAAAATTACAAATGAAGCTCCATTCAATTTTAACTTCAGCGCAATATGAATAAAAACCTCAAGTACTTACTTCAACCACtaaaatgaaaagtttttatACATAAAAGATTTCCATTTCAGATCGTTGGCAGCACTAGTAAATGTATAGAATAATGCGCACTCAAATGCCAACTAATCAGCACAtcctttttattcaaaattttcagataGTTACcaatcggaaaaaaaaaaaggaaaaaaaaaaagcgtaCCTTCATACGGTGCTGATCTTGTATCCCTTGTTTAGCACGGGCCCTAATTTCATCAGGATCAATCTTGGATTGTGGCCGCACCAGGAAATCCATTGGCGTCGCTTCTGGCCTTGAGGCATGTTGCCGAGAAGATGATTGGCCAGATTTTCTTTCCCTGTACCAAagtcaaaattaaaatttgaaagaaatgcACCTTAGACAGAACTGGCATAGCAAATAAGCCAGCAATAGAAGCTGAATTCACCAGGATTAGAATGAACACTGAAGTATGCCTAATCTATCCTCAAAATTTACCTTGAAAATTCATCCACATCATCTCTAGATTCCATTCCTGTGCCATTACTCACTGGCCTGTGTAACAAAATACAAAGGATAATTTAAGAAAACCAACTAGTAATGCGCTAAATTTAGAGAAATTTATATTGAGTTCACCATGGATTTGTGTAAACCATAGTAGCAATAAGATATTGTGATGAAAAAAAAGTCTCAGTACTTTTTCATTGTTGGCCTTCTAAATGGAACCCTCTCATcgtcaacatttctcatatccTCAAACCTTGTACTTTTATTAAATATAGGTCGACTCTGCAGTCATgtgcaataaaaaaaatgtcaaagtCATTCAAGGCAGTACAAAAGAATTTCATTTTGTAAGCATTAACTAAAAAAGGTATAAGAATTAGAATCTCGAGGCAAATTTATCAACAAATAATGGAAATGGGATCTCCTATATATGATCCTCGGGCAAGGAGAAAAACTATTCAATCACTGCCCCTTCCAGTAGGATATATCAGATTAGAgccccacaaacacacacacacacatatatatatatacatattaatgCAGTGTTACCAAGGAGAATAAATTTGCAGAAAGGGAGGGGGTGATTGCCACATATTTGTAAGAGAAAGATAAAATCGTAGAACAACAGAAGGTAAGTACTAGAGGACATATAAAATTAGTAAATTACCCATTTGTCAACCAATTCCTTGGCAAGTTTTCTGTTGGAAGTTGTTTCTTCATCAGattttgacaaaaacataatGACCTGCcaagaacaaagtaaataaatcaaaattgaCACACGGATTGACAAACCTTTATATGCTTTTTCAACGCAAAATGACCTAACCTTTCCAAGACCACTCTTTTTCAGTTGTTCCCTTCTATCATACTGCTCTAGATCTATAGGGAACTGCACAACAGATACAAGAATTAAGGTCCTACTGTTGACAACCTTTACAGAATTTCACATACTACAAAGGTGACAGAAGTGCATACATCAGTCAAAATCTGTAAAATTGCTGCACGTATatttatgtttggtaaacttccatCTGGAAGAGGTTCAAGCCAATTCTTCAGTAGAGTTAACACTCCATGGTCTAAAAACTCTTGTTGAAGCTGCTTCCTGTATGAACAGTAAAATTTAAGGGGATATTCTTAcaaattatacatatatgtggTGCAAGAGAGATCACGTGCAGCCAGCTTACTTTGACAGGACCTCTGTAAGAAGAGGCAACTTCTTGAGCTTACTAATGGCAGGTTTTCCCTGTCTATTTAAATCTGCATCCTCTTCCGCTGTAACTTCGAGCTCAGCCATGACTTTCTCAACCAGGAATGCTACTTCTGCGGGACTTTTTtcattcttcttccttttcttacCCATCTTAAACATATCcttaatttcatcatcttcctcaCCCTCTTCAGCctagaaaaattaaaacaaaaaacatatgGGAATAAACAATCTAGTAAACATATGGGAATAATCAATCTAGTCAAAGAAGTACGTGATATGGTAAGTCATCAGTTGTGACATGTGGTATCTTACATAAGTTGAAGGCAAGAAACACTGTCAATTAACCGAAGCTCTACTACATCTTGCATTTAAATTCCATGACAAGGCATTGTTTCATTACATATAGATAGAAGAacaagagggaaaaaaaaaaaaacaaacctgaGGATGGTGACTAGGAGAACGTGGTTCGTTGTCACTTCCATACCGATCAGAAGGATGCACACCAGTGTCATCTATAAAGTTGTCGTCATCATAATTCCTGACACCTTCTTGATCATCCTATTCCATTGAAGAGGAGAAAACATTTAGGAAGTTCCGATAGGAAGCATAATACAGCTATAAATTCAGATTCATACTGACAAATTGCGTTTACCGCAATTCAAATGGAAAAAATTTCAGTTGAAAATGGCAAACGCAAGAACCAATACATTTTTCTATATAAACAATTAATCTTACAAAAGTGCATAAAAttcaaacataaaataaattaaaaacaaacaatCGAACAAGTATTTAAAACAAATTGCTATTTATGACAACCTCAGAATCGCCTCCGGCGATGGTGTCCCACATCTCCTTGACCTCACCATCCGTTGCCGCCTTGTCAGATGAGGATCTCCTGGGAAATTTGGACCCCCTCTTCTCCCCCTTATgcctcttctccttcttcaaccTCTTCCGATTGCCCTCGTCGCCATCTCCGTCATCGTCCACCAAATCGGAGCTCACAGGCAGTTTTCCCACGTGGCTCTTCTTGATCAGCCGCTTCCTCGGCTTCGATTTCAACGACGATGGATCGTCGTGGACGGGGGTCTGGGACCGGCCTCGGTCGGGCCAATCGTCGTTATCTTCCAGGACGTCATCTTGGAGGGGCTCGGGGGACGGGTCGCGACCAGCTCCAAAGTCGTCGTAGTCCATCAATGGCTCCCCATCTTCGTCACGGTACCTGAAACAATAAGGATAATTAGATGCAGGGAATCGAAGAAAACCCTAACCCAAACCTAATCGTAAGTTTGCGAGAGCGGTGCTTACGGATTGTCTTCGTACGCCATTGTGTGGTGTCAGGAATCAGGATCCCCCAACTGCGAGATTGAGATTTCACGAGCCAAGGAAAAGTGATTACAACAACAAGAACCCCCAAATTGCACTTccgatctctttctctctgagTTGTTCTCTCGTGCGCGCACACATGCGCCGATAGAAAATTTGGCTACCGTTAGATTAAAATCTAACGGCTTAGAAGAAAACCGATCATTTTTTACCATGGGCTGTCCGAGCCACCACGGTGCGGGTCATGAACTATTCGGGCCGTCCATTACACATACTTGGATTCTCCAAGCCACCCATAATCCATTCTCCAAGCCACCCATAATCCATTCTGTCAGCAGACCATAACCGGTCGGATAATACTTGGGTACCGTTCCGTACCCAAAATTTACTGACTCCATAACCAGTCGGATAATACTTGGGTACCGTTCAATACCCAAAATTTACTGACTCCCTCCAGACCAACAAAGACATTGCAAATCTTTCACAAAAGCTATTACCCGTCTAATTGAACCCATACGATTTAACTTTATAAAAAAGAGGTTCATGCTCTTCCTTGAGGTTCTTCTTCACCCATTGATTGCAACCACTATGGAGATCCATATTAATTAATGGCACAAAATGTGGCTTCAGGATCTTGCTCGTCGCCACAAACATCACTAGGTTGAGATCAAATGATAAAAGCGACTCTCCGAATTGATGATGACAAGTTGCAATCATTGTCGTTGTCAATAACGGATGACGACGATTGCAGTCCTGTAGAAGAAAGGGATTGGGGTGGGTTGCATGAAAGAGGGATTGGGGTCACCAGAGAAGAGAAGGGTTGCGGGTGCGTCTCCAGAAAAGAAGGGAGTCAGTGTTCGATGTGGGAGAAGAAGAATGTTTGGTTTGCAGAATAAGGAATGTTTGGTTGTATGGTTAGAAACTTAAAAATGGACATGTGTCTTTATTTTATTGGGCTATTAGGAGGTCAGTAAATGTTGGGTACTGAATAGTTAGTACCCAAGTATTATCTTAACCGGTCATGTGGACTCTACATAGTCAttttttaggtgtttggtacaTATGCGCTCTTGCTAACAATGACCTtcactttgacaaaaaaaaaaacaatcaccTTCATGATTATTAGTTGGTAGGACTGCGGAGACTGGTTTGCATTATCAAGGTCTTCCAAGTATGCTATTCACTTCAACCTTTGTTTCTAGCTACCTACTAGGGTTTTTCCTTGTAAATAGCCAAGTCAATTAGAGGAAACGGTAATCGCCACTAACTGCTCAAAACTCTCTCAAGTTTTCTTCTATCTACTACTTTTTCTGACATGGGCATCGGAGATCATTTGGCAGACACTttgcccaattttttttttttttcgagggGTTCGTTAATTAAGCTAACGATGTTTATTCTCTTAAAAGTGGATTTTCGTCAATTCAGTTGTGTaagaatttgcatccacaaattggtactTTCATGAAAAATTAAGACATATTTAACGTGTGTTTAAAGATTTGAGTGAACAAACTAAACCCTAAAAGGCTTTCTTCAGTGTTCTTTGTTCGTCGCTCATCGTTCTTGTTCACATCGAGCACCTAAGGTGGATATGCGAAGAACTACGAGTAAGAACAATAATGATCAATCCTCGCAATCTGGGATTGCCATGGAATCTATGAGGCCTCAGAATGTGAATATGGATTTTCATTGATTATTGCCCCTGCCAAAACCTTTTATTCAAGGATTGTAGCCACTTTCACCACGAGACAGGATTGCCACGATTTCGTCAAGACCCAAATGGCCATTACAATTATTAACACACAACCATCATCCTACCACTATCGTGGTTACTGTGGTATTAGCTAGTTTGGCCGACTACTGCCGAACAACCACCTCCAGTTTGGTAACCACTTATCAATGTGCTACCACTGGTTCAGCCAAATTTTTTTATCGAGTGGTTCTAGCTAAATCAATTTCGCAGTCGAGTCCGTTGATTTAGAAACCCTAGCTCCCATGAGCTTTAACACATCATTGCAACCTCCAGTGGATTTTTGCCCACAGTGCATCTTGTGTCTACTAGCAAACTTGAGCCAGAGCATGCCACTTGGGATCTACCCATCTGGAAATTATTTCTTGGCAAGTTGTAGACTTGGCGCTCATTAGCAGACGAGGATTCTCAATCAAATCATTGCTCATCTTAATCTCGTTAGAGACCTTGATCTTAGCTTagcaaattaaaaaaagtttgAGCAAGAGTCCCTATTTCGCTGAAGTCCAAGAAAATAAGTCGCGGACGACATAGTTCTCATTTATCAGCAACAAAGGCAGAAGCTTAAAGAACATCCAACAAACAGAGAAGGAGATCGAGTAGCGAAACATCCATcaatattcattccaagctaGGACTCTGTTCCAACGTGTTGTCACGCCCCAACCCATGATTAAAGACCTAAATTGGAAAATTGCAATCCACATGACATAGAAGGGTAGTCTCCATGCAACCACTCTATCTAAATACTTCATCAATGTTTTCAATTATTACTATAATATTTGTGACATATTCTACGTCTTTTCAGATTTGTTTTACCTTATACAACGATTAAGGTCTTacaaatttcgaggacgaaatttatTTTAAGAATGTTAGATTGTAATACCggtattaaaaaaaagtgtgtgtgtgtgtgtatgtatcaAAGTATTTTAATTTGTGTCCCTAATATTTAATCTACCAAGTTCTTTTCTTCATTAGTTAactaatacatatatatttcaCTTGATACGATAAACAAAGTaagatttctttttgtatttgtaCTGGAAATGTTTATTTGTAGACTGAATTGTTAGGCCTTGTATTTATGATTTACGTGCCAATAAAACTGATTCACCTTACTAGCCTTTTTTGGTCATAGTTTAAAATGTAGTTAGCAACAAGGAGTTGAAGAGTTAAGCTTGAAGTGAGATAATCTAGCTAGAGTTGGTCTAATATTTAACCAAATAGTGAAGTGGCAAGTTGAGTTAATGTATGGTGATGATTCATACCCCAAAATTAGAGAGGTGGGATTCTATATCCCTTAGAGTTTGGATGTGGCCTTTATGTATTTGTCCACATGCATTGTAATGATTATAATCATGATTAATTACTAATGTTTCCAATATTGATGTCTAAGTGTTGCAAAAGAATTGAAATGTGTCCTTAAAGGCTTAATTGAGGAttccatttctttctctataGAGGCAGAGAGGAAAGAACATGGGAGGAAGAACACACATCAGCAAGAACCTAGTAGCAACAAGAAAAATCTCTCCTTCTCAGACCACTCTCCCCACCATCCCTTCCTTTTACCTTATGTAAAGGCTCTAGGCCATCTTCATTGTATTTTTTGTAAATCTCTCTCATATAGTGAAAACACAAATGCATATGCAACTCTAGTGGACGTAGCTGATTTggtgaaccacttaaatcttTGTGTTCATTATTACAATATTTGCAAGCTTTCATCGTAATCTCAAAGCCAATTCTTCACTTCAAATCCCAAACCATAATTTTGACAAACCATTATTAATAGAATGGTATTGAGTTTCAAAATGAACTACAACTTTATACATAAACAGTCTAGGTAACCAACATTTGCCTTTTCCATCTTTTCACCTGTGTCTGACCACCACCATGACACAACAACTGCTACGTTTGGCCAGTCACACTCACCAATGGCAGCCATGATGAACGAGATGATGGATGACACCGTGACTATGCTTCCATGAGAATGGTTCCATGTGCCTTATCCATTCCTGCCAACTATCACCACCTTAGTTATGCAATTTTGACATATTGAGATGATGAGAAGGAGATGAGGTGTTtgttgaggagagagagagaggacgagGAAGATGAGGTGGAGGAAAAGGGGGGTCAGGTTGTATAAAAGAAATGAGATGgaaatttcaaagaaaaaggTTAGGCTAGTATGCAATGGTTCTCGAGGGAATGAAAATGAGAAGCAAATGAtgataaaaaaacattaaagGGTAGAGTGTTGGGTGGAAGGAATAGGACAGTCGGGTGAAAGAAAATGAGCAGGTTTGTGAGTAAGAAAATAAGAGAAATGAgatgagaagaagaggaagtgaTGGAttgaaataacaaataaaaaatgaggtTTGGAAGGGGCTAGAAACATGGTTTCATGCATTTGTCGCTTTTGAGACGTTTATTTCACTTTTgattttcttcactaacatGGACGTCTAATTCTTGTCTAAATAATAACAAGTAGTAGATAAACGAAAGTGAACAAGACAATGGTAATTCTATGGATTGGTTAATgatcaatattttaaatgatAGCATCAAATATGATTACATTGGTTACTAATTAGTTTGTTCTATGCTAATATTCACATGTGGTGAGTAAGTGATTATCAATCTTTATGTACAGTACATATACagattgtcacatcccggcctgggcccccatcatatcccgggcttgactccaccgtaacacgatattgtccgctttgggccccaaccacgccctcacggttttgtttattggaactcacacgagaacttcttagtgggtcacccatcatgggattgctctcgcgcgaattgctcaacttcggagttccgatggaacccaaagccagtgaactcccaaaaggcctcgtgctaggtagagatgagaatatacatataaggcttagatgatccactcccctgagcgatgtgggatgtaacaattcaccccccttaggggcctgacgtcctcgtcggcacacatcaGACCAAgaattggctctaataccaaattgacacaccccaacccaaATCGCACCGCGCTTATGGCTACGTCTCCCTCACGTGATGGTCAGCATGCCTCGATttgggtcgaggtgtgtcacaTATGCATTGCGAATCAATAAAAAGAGTTGTGGGTTGTGTCAAGTGCTCACTTGCGTAAAGTGTTTGAGTTGAGAAGATATTCAAGGGATGGAGAGTGCCTTGAATATGAATTAATGAACCTTGTATATGTCAGGCGTCGGAGGAATGACTTGAATATACAACAGGGCATCGGGGGAGGTGCCTATTTAACAAAGTGAAACTgagaaattaattacaaaaattgggTTTAAGGGGTGAACAAGAGTTAACTTATATTCTAAGGTATTAGGAGCCAAGTGGTATAAGCATGGTATGGGACGTGCAAGCTTGGATGCCTTAAGTGTGTGTTAGCGAGATTAGAAGGGAGTGAGTACATTCATCCATATCATTTGCATATATTTTATGTATTTGAAAcaatttttacaattttgttattatttaatTGGTAGGTTTTATTGTGAATTAATTTGTGCACTATTGTTATTCCGCTACGTATTCTACAAATTTTATGTAAGATTTTGTTATATGATGTATGGTGTAattgttataattttattttattttccaccatatgttggttgtagaatttatttctatagctaAGATATAGCTCACACCCTAGCTTGTGAATAGTCCTTATTCGCGGGTATGGGCGTGACAGGTGCCTACCTTTCTTAAGTCCATGGCAAGTGTCCAAACTCAGCTCGATCTCGAAGGAAATGTTCATAATAAAAAAGTCTCAAGTCATTGAACCATCTAGGAAGATGAGGTAGCACGTCGGTTCGGTGGAAGCAAGCTCTACTAATTTTCTAATCCAGCAGTATGAGGAAGCAAAGCGCAGACCACCGCAAAACTGCAGAGCGACATAGATGTAAGCAAGAAGACAACCCATCTAATTTGAAGACATATAACAGTTGCTTGATGAGTGATTCACGGACTTCAAGCCATAAGGACACTTGGAAGAgtcatgaaggaaaaattatgTCCTAAGTAAAAACATCCAAAAGTATTGGCATACAAACATACATATTAACACCTTAAAGTagacatgcactcaaaacaattATATGactcatgactttcaaagcctagtgaatggtgaaccataaAACTCTTTACCAattaaagagaagagagagttagagctttcattacccttgaagcttaTCCTTGATTACaaaagggattcacccaagtggatgACCTTTAAGTTCACTCCTAACTCCTTGAATGTTTCCTTGTGTTTATGTTCTCTCTCCTTGGATGGTTGCTTCTTTGCTTCTCATTTgctctttgaggatttgaggaaaGGAACTCTAAAGTTTGCAAGGTTGCAaatctctaagtctccacaccaagaaTGTGGTGTGAAAAAAGATGGATTACTTGGATGAGCTTTGATGCTACTAAAACTCCTCAAAGTGGCTGACCCCTATGTAGAGAGAGAATGTTTCACTCTTTGCCCTAAAGAAACCTTAATGAGGGAAATGCTATAAAGTCACTTTTATACCTCCCTTCATTTGATTGGCAAATTTGTAATAAGTCTACTCCTCTTACCTTGGCTGACATCTTTGTTTAGTTGGGCTAATTgctcattttattttagttgtcatacacgTTAACTCTATGTGCTAAGTGTAGCAAAATCCGTTTAGGTCTTGAAACCctaaactaacttaaaaaccTATACAAACCTTTCATATGATTAATTAGCTGAGTAATTAATCTTGAGCATGatcaattaaactatttaattgcttatccaacTCATATTTCTTCACATTCATCCTTCCTCGATGTAAAATTCATTAGGTCCCAATTAGTGAGGCAGTTTGTGACTATAACTCTTAACAATTGATTGTGTATTGAAACtcgatagtttgtttcatgtctactatccaatgtgatacttctctatatgattctattgaatgtgatttggaacgtaCTTCCTAAATGTCATTTATATGCCTAGACGAAAGACTTCTAAATCATATCTCAAAGTATTATCCTtctaccatggaaggttagagatattttgttgtgcattcacatGCCTACATGATCAGGTAGCTTAACCCCAATAATGTCGTGGTCATtctcaatggaatgcctttgacacaatcaaagatcaaggacctaaccactaGACAATTATA of Malus sylvestris chromosome 6, drMalSylv7.2, whole genome shotgun sequence contains these proteins:
- the LOC126625876 gene encoding protein IWS1 homolog 1-like, which gives rise to MAYEDNPYRDEDGEPLMDYDDFGAGRDPSPEPLQDDVLEDNDDWPDRGRSQTPVHDDPSSLKSKPRKRLIKKSHVGKLPVSSDLVDDDGDGDEGNRKRLKKEKRHKGEKRGSKFPRRSSSDKAATDGEVKEMWDTIAGGDSEDDQEGVRNYDDDNFIDDTGVHPSDRYGSDNEPRSPSHHPQAEEGEEDDEIKDMFKMGKKRKKNEKSPAEVAFLVEKVMAELEVTAEEDADLNRQGKPAISKLKKLPLLTEVLSKKQLQQEFLDHGVLTLLKNWLEPLPDGSLPNINIRAAILQILTDFPIDLEQYDRREQLKKSGLGKVIMFLSKSDEETTSNRKLAKELVDKWSRPIFNKSTRFEDMRNVDDERVPFRRPTMKKPVSNGTGMESRDDVDEFSRERKSGQSSSRQHASRPEATPMDFLVRPQSKIDPDEIRARAKQGIQDQHRMKMNRKLQQLKAPKKKQLQATRLSVEGRGMVKYL